A DNA window from Solanum lycopersicum chromosome 3, SLM_r2.1 contains the following coding sequences:
- the LOC101251363 gene encoding 4-coumarate--CoA ligase yields MVSVATVDAQKAEILSSVISTNQNQSSEELHVFRSKLPDISISNNIPLHVYLFERLSEFEERTCIIAGSSGETFTFGETYLICQKIAAGLTMVGIEKGDVIMTFLQNCSEFVFTILASSMIGAVITTANPFYTKSEAFKQLKASNAKLIVTQSQYVDKFRDPAENDPKIGEDFSVVTIDDPPENCLHFSVLSEAKAEDMPKGVVIHPDDPVALPFSSGTTGLPKGVILTHKSLITGVAQLVDGDNPNFYLKHDDVVLCVLPLFHIFALNSVLLVSLRAGASVLLMQKFEISALLELIQKHRVSVAAVVPPLVLALAKNPMVDSFDLSSIRLVLSGAAPLGKELEEALHRRVPQAIFGQGYGMTEAGPVVTMCPAFAKQPFSTKSGSCGSVIRNADLKVVDPETGSSLHRNQPGEICIRGSQIMKGYLNDDEATARTIDVDGWLHTGDIGYVDDDDEIYIVDRVKELIKFKGFQVPPAELESLLISHPDIADAAVVPQKDDAAGEVPVAFVVRSAQGFDLTEEAIKEFIAKQVVFYKKLHKVYFIHAIPKSPSGKILRKDLRAKLIATPQL; encoded by the exons ATGGTGAGTGTAGCTACTGTGGATGCCCAAAAAGCAGAGATATTGTCTTCTGTGATTTCTACGAATCAAAATCAATCTTCGGAAGAGCTACATGTATTTAGATCGAAATTACCAGATATATCAATTTCCAATAACATACCGCTCCATGTTTACTTGTTCGAAAGGCTATCGGAGTTTGAGGAGAGGACATGTATTATCGCGGGAAGTAGTGGAGAAACATTCACGTTTGGCGAAACGTATCTCATCTGCCAGAAAATTGCTGCTGGTTTGACAATGGTAGGGATCGAAAAGGGAGATGTTATCATGACTTTTCTACAGAACTGTTCGGAATTTGTGTTTACCATTCTAGCATCGTCTATGATTGGAGCTGTTATCACTACGGCTAATCCGTTCTATACGAAATCGGAAGCGTTTAAGCAGTTGAAAGCTTCGAATGCGAAATTGATAGTAACTCAATCGCAGTATGTGGATAAATTCCGTGATCCCGCGGAAAATGATCCGAAAATTGGGGAGGATTTTTCAGTCGTTACAATTGATGATCCGCCGGAGAATTGCTTGCATTTTTCTGTACTATCGGAAGCTAAAGCAGAGGATATGCCAAAAGGAGTTGTTATCCACCCTGACGACCCCGTGGCTCTGCCGTTTTCGTCAGGGACCACGGGGTTGCCGAAAGGTGTGATACTGACTCATAAAAGTTTGATAACAGGGGTGGCTCAATTAGTAGATGGCGACAACCCGAATTTTTACTTGAAGCACGACGACGTGGTGCTGTGTGTGCTTCCTCTGTTTCATATATTCGCGCTGAATTCAGTGCTTTTAGTCTCGTTAAGAGCTGGGGCTAGTGTTCTGTTGATGCAAAAATTCGAAATTAGTGCGCTGTTGGAGCTGATACAAAAACACCGCGTCTCAGTCGCTGCTGTAGTTCCGCCACTGGTTCTTGCATTGGCGAAAAATCCAATGGTGGATTCGTTCGATTTGAGCTCCATACGGCTCGTGCTGTCCGGGGCTGCGCCGCTGGGGAAGGAGCTGGAGGAAGCACTCCATAGAAGAGTACCGCAAGCCATATTTGGACAG GGATATGGTATGACAGAAGCAGGACCAGTAGTGACAATGTGTCCAGCATTTGCAAAGCAACCATTTTCAACTAAATCCGGTTCATGTGGCTCTGTGATTCGAAATGCGGACCTCAAGGTGGTTGACCCAGAAACCGGTAGCTCACTTCACCGTAACCAACCCGGTGAAATTTGCATTCGCGGTTCTCAAATCATGAAAG GTTATCTCAATGACGATGAAGCCACTGCACGGACCATTGATGTCGATGGATGGCTCCACACCGGCGATATAGGATATGTTGATGACGATGATGAAATATATATCGTCGATAGAGTCAAAGAGCTCATAAAGTTTAAAGGTTTCCAg GTGCCACCAGCTGAGCTTGAGTCTCTTTTAATAAGCCATCCAGATATTGCAGATGCTGCTGTTGTGCC ACAAAAGGATGATGCTGCAGGGGAAGTTCCAGTTGCATTTGTAGTCCGTTCAGCCCAAGGTTTTGATCTTACTGAAGAAGCTATAAAGGAATTTATTGCCAAACAG GTGGTATTCTATAAAAAATTGCACAAGGTGTATTTTATTCACGCGATTCCAAAGTCTCCATCTGGAAAGATACTAAGGAAAGATTTGAGAGCCAAATTGATCGCGACACCACAACTATAA
- the LOC101249619 gene encoding AAA-type ATPase family protein — protein sequence MGKTYAAGLFAALASAKFGTETVYADGSFNFSPFSTSSSTNTAPSAPANLPKPPQPTAEAPEKPKVRNDNPRTTSAGFDPEALERGAKALREINNSKSAKQVFDVIKKQEETRQAELTAKMQEFKALQAQAETERQRVVYDEQKKLAQQQAQIKSQMARYEDELARKRMQAENEHHRARNQELVKMQEESSMRQEAARRATEEQIQAQRRQTEREKAEIERETIRVRAMAEAEGRAHEAKLAEDVNRRILVDRANAEREKWIAAINTTFEHIGGGLRAILTDQNKLVVAVGGVTALAAGIYTTREGARVVWSYVDRILGQPSLIRESSRGKYPWSGFFSRAMSTLKGANGGSAKSEKGFGDVILHPSLEKRIQQLANATANTKSHQAPFRNMLFYGPPGTGKTMVARELARRSGLDYALMTGGDVAPLGSQAVTKIHQLFDWSKKSKKGLLLFIDEADAFLCERNKTYMSEAQRSALNALLFRTGDQSKDIVLALATNRPGDLDSAVADRIDEVIEFPLPGEDERFKLIKLYLEKYIAQAGERKPGLFSNLFKKQQQKIEIKGLTDDILREAAARMEGFSGREVAKMMAGVQAAVYGSEYCVLDANLFREVVDYKVAEHQQRRKLAAAEGDK from the exons ATGGGAAAAACCTATGCAGCAGGGCTATTTGCAGCCCTAGCTTCTGCCAAATTTGGTACAGAAACGGTTTATGCTGATGGTAGTTTCAATTTCTCTCCGTTTTCCACTTCTTCTTCTACTAATACCGCACCGAGTGCTCCTGCGAATCTTCCTAAGCCACCTCAGCCGACTGCGGAAGCTCCTGAAAAGCCAAAGGTTCGAAATGATAATCCCAGGACTACTTCAGCTGGTTTTGATCCGGAGGCATTGGAGAGAGGGGCTAAGGCATTGAGGGAGATTAATAATTCCAAAAGTGCCAAACAG GTTTTTGATGTGATTAAAAAGCAAGAAGAGACAAGGCAAGCAGAGTTAACTGCAAAAATGCAAGAGTTTAAAGCACTGCAAGCTCAAGCTGAGACG GAGAGACAAAGGGTTGTATATGATGAACAAAAGAAACTAGCTCAGCAACAGGCTCAAATCAAGTCACAGATGGCTAGATATGAAGATGAATTAGCAAGGAAACGGATGCAG GCAGAAAATGAGCATCACAGAGCTAGGAATCAGGAGTTGGTAAAAATGCAAGAGGAATCATCTATGAGACAAGAGGCAGCTAGACGAGCAACAGAAGAACAAATCCAAGCGCAGCGCCGACAGACAGAGAGAGAAAAGGCAGAGATAGAACGTGAAACTATTAGAGTGAGAGCAATGGCAGAAGCTGAGGGGAGAGCACATGAAGCAAAGCTGGCTGAGGATGTTAACAGAAGAATACTAGTAGACCGTGCAAATGCTGAAAGGGAGAAATGGATTGCCGCGATTAACACGACTTTTGAGCACATTGGAG GTGGTCTCCGTGCAATACTAACAGATCAAAATAAGCTTGTTGTGGCTGTTGGTGGTGTGACAGCTCTTGCAGCTGGAATATACACAACAag GGAAGGTGCAAGAGTTGTTTGGAGTTATGTGGACAGAATATTAGGACAGCCATCATTGATCAGAGAGTCATCTAGGGGTAAATATCCCTGGTCAGGGTTCTTCTCACGAGCCATGAGCACTCTCAAAGGTGCTAATGGAGGTTCCGCAAAATCTGAGAAAGGGTTTGGTGATGTCATTCTACACCCATCTCTTGAAAAGAGGATTCAGCAGTTAGCCAATGCAACTGCTAATACCAAATCTCATCAAGCTCCATTTCGCAACATGCTCTTTTATGGCCCTCCAGGAACAGGGAAGACAATGGTTGCTAGAGAGCTTGCTCGCAGATCT GGACTTGACTACGCATTGATGACGGGTGGTGACGTTGCGCCGCTGGGATCGCAGGCTGTCACCAAAATACATCAGTTATTTGACTGGTCTAAGAAGTCCAAAAAGGgtttattactttttattgaCGAAGCAGATGCATTTTTGTGCGA GCGAAATAAAACCTACATGAGTGAAGCTCAGAGGAGTGCCCTCAATGCACTCCTTTTTCGTACTGGTGATCAGTCAAAAGATATAGTCCTTGCCTTGGCTACAAATCGGCCCGGTGATCTTGATTCAGCTGTTGCAGACCGTATTGATGAAGTCATCGAATTCCCTTTGCCTGGTGAGGATGAGCGCTTCAAGCTGATAAAACTTTATCTGGAGAAATATATAGCTCAAGCCGGGGAAAGGAAACCTGGCTTGTTTTCAAACTTATTCAAGAAACAGCAGCAGAAAATAGAGATAAAAGGTTTGACAGATGATATTCTGAGAGAAGCTGCAGCGAGGATGGAGGGATTTTCAGGCAGAGAGGTTGCAAAAATGATGGCTGGTGTTCAAGCTGCTGTATACGGGAGTGAATACTGTGTATTAGACGCTAACTTGTTTCGTGAAGTGGTAGATTACAAAGTTGCAGAACATCAGCAAAGGAGGAAATTAGCTGCAGCTGAGGGTGACAAGTGA
- the LOC101249619 gene encoding AAA-type ATPase family protein isoform X1, whose translation MQEESSMRQEAARRATEEQIQAQRRQTEREKAEIERETIRVRAMAEAEGRAHEAKLAEDVNRRILVDRANAEREKWIAAINTTFEHIGGGLRAILTDQNKLVVAVGGVTALAAGIYTTREGARVVWSYVDRILGQPSLIRESSRGKYPWSGFFSRAMSTLKGANGGSAKSEKGFGDVILHPSLEKRIQQLANATANTKSHQAPFRNMLFYGPPGTGKTMVARELARRSGLDYALMTGGDVAPLGSQAVTKIHQLFDWSKKSKKGLLLFIDEADAFLCERNKTYMSEAQRSALNALLFRTGDQSKDIVLALATNRPGDLDSAVADRIDEVIEFPLPGEDERFKLIKLYLEKYIAQAGERKPGLFSNLFKKQQQKIEIKGLTDDILREAAARMEGFSGREVAKMMAGVQAAVYGSEYCVLDANLFREVVDYKVAEHQQRRKLAAAEGDK comes from the exons ATGCAAGAGGAATCATCTATGAGACAAGAGGCAGCTAGACGAGCAACAGAAGAACAAATCCAAGCGCAGCGCCGACAGACAGAGAGAGAAAAGGCAGAGATAGAACGTGAAACTATTAGAGTGAGAGCAATGGCAGAAGCTGAGGGGAGAGCACATGAAGCAAAGCTGGCTGAGGATGTTAACAGAAGAATACTAGTAGACCGTGCAAATGCTGAAAGGGAGAAATGGATTGCCGCGATTAACACGACTTTTGAGCACATTGGAG GTGGTCTCCGTGCAATACTAACAGATCAAAATAAGCTTGTTGTGGCTGTTGGTGGTGTGACAGCTCTTGCAGCTGGAATATACACAACAag GGAAGGTGCAAGAGTTGTTTGGAGTTATGTGGACAGAATATTAGGACAGCCATCATTGATCAGAGAGTCATCTAGGGGTAAATATCCCTGGTCAGGGTTCTTCTCACGAGCCATGAGCACTCTCAAAGGTGCTAATGGAGGTTCCGCAAAATCTGAGAAAGGGTTTGGTGATGTCATTCTACACCCATCTCTTGAAAAGAGGATTCAGCAGTTAGCCAATGCAACTGCTAATACCAAATCTCATCAAGCTCCATTTCGCAACATGCTCTTTTATGGCCCTCCAGGAACAGGGAAGACAATGGTTGCTAGAGAGCTTGCTCGCAGATCT GGACTTGACTACGCATTGATGACGGGTGGTGACGTTGCGCCGCTGGGATCGCAGGCTGTCACCAAAATACATCAGTTATTTGACTGGTCTAAGAAGTCCAAAAAGGgtttattactttttattgaCGAAGCAGATGCATTTTTGTGCGA GCGAAATAAAACCTACATGAGTGAAGCTCAGAGGAGTGCCCTCAATGCACTCCTTTTTCGTACTGGTGATCAGTCAAAAGATATAGTCCTTGCCTTGGCTACAAATCGGCCCGGTGATCTTGATTCAGCTGTTGCAGACCGTATTGATGAAGTCATCGAATTCCCTTTGCCTGGTGAGGATGAGCGCTTCAAGCTGATAAAACTTTATCTGGAGAAATATATAGCTCAAGCCGGGGAAAGGAAACCTGGCTTGTTTTCAAACTTATTCAAGAAACAGCAGCAGAAAATAGAGATAAAAGGTTTGACAGATGATATTCTGAGAGAAGCTGCAGCGAGGATGGAGGGATTTTCAGGCAGAGAGGTTGCAAAAATGATGGCTGGTGTTCAAGCTGCTGTATACGGGAGTGAATACTGTGTATTAGACGCTAACTTGTTTCGTGAAGTGGTAGATTACAAAGTTGCAGAACATCAGCAAAGGAGGAAATTAGCTGCAGCTGAGGGTGACAAGTGA